In Salvelinus sp. IW2-2015 linkage group LG23, ASM291031v2, whole genome shotgun sequence, a genomic segment contains:
- the LOC111950670 gene encoding dicarboxylate carrier UCP2 isoform X1, whose protein sequence is MVKPLESAGPGCSVMDTAWTLLPNSPVSFLCSLPSVCLVSPCPLCSTQIQGEEKGAAASHGTAVRYRGVFGTITTMVRTEGARSLYSGLVAGLQRQMSFASIRIGLYDSVKSFYTKGSDHVGIGSRLLAGCTTGAMAVALAQPTDVVKVRFQAQASSSGPNRRYHGTMQAYKTIAKEEGMRGLWRGTGPNIARNAIVNCTELVTYDLIKDALLKNTPLTDNLPCHFTSAFGAGFCTTVIASPVDVVKTRYMNSALGQYSSALNCARAMVTKEGPLAFYKGFMPSFLRLGSWNVVMFVTYEQLKRAMMAAR, encoded by the exons ATGGTAAAGCCCTTGGAATCTGCAGGCCCTGGATGTAGCGTCATGGACACTGCCTGGACTCTCCTGCCCAATTCTCCAGTGTCATTCCTATGCTCCCTCCCCAGTGTCTGTTTAGTCTCTCCATGTCCCTTATGTTCCACACAGAtccagggagaggagaaaggtgcAGCAGCTAGTCATGGCACAGCAGTGAGGTATCGGGGCGTGTTTGGTACCATCACCACCATGGTGCGTACGGAGGGGGCCAGGAGCCTCTACAGCGGGCTGGTAGCAGGGCTCCAGAGGCAGATGAGCTTCGCCTCCATCCGTATCGGCCTCTATGACTCTGTCAAGTCATTCTACACCAAAGGCTCAGACC aTGTAGGGATTGGCAGTCGCCTGCTGGCGGGCTGTACAACTGGAGCCATGGCAGTCGCATTAGCCCAACCCACAGATGTGGTGAAGGTCCGCTTCCAGGCACAGGCTAGTTCCTCTGGGCCAAACCGACGTTACCATGGTACCATGCAGgcctacaagaccatcgccaaggaAGAGGGCATGCGTGGTCTGTGGAGAG GTACTGGCCCAAACATTGCCCGCAATGCTATCGTGAACTGCACTGAGCTGGTTACATATGACCTCATCAAGGACGCGCTTCTTAAAAACACACCCCTGACTG ATAACCTCCCCTGCCACTTCACATCTGCATTCGGTGCAGGATTCTGCACCACTGTGATTGCCTCTCCTGTGGATGTGGTGAAGACGAGATATATGAACTCTGCCCTCGGCCAGTACAGCAGCGCCCTCAACTGTGCTCGTGCCATGGTGACCAAGGAGGGACCGCTTGCCTTCTACAAAGG GTTCATGCCCTCTTTTCTACGACTGGGCTCGTGGAACGTGGTGATGTTCGTTACATATGAGCAGCTGAAACGTGCCATGATGGCAGCCCGCTAA
- the LOC111950670 gene encoding dicarboxylate carrier UCP2 isoform X2, protein MVGFRPADVPPTAAVKFIGAGTAACIADLFTFPLDTAKVRLQIQGEEKGAAASHGTAVRYRGVFGTITTMVRTEGARSLYSGLVAGLQRQMSFASIRIGLYDSVKSFYTKGSDHVGIGSRLLAGCTTGAMAVALAQPTDVVKVRFQAQASSSGPNRRYHGTMQAYKTIAKEEGMRGLWRGTGPNIARNAIVNCTELVTYDLIKDALLKNTPLTDNLPCHFTSAFGAGFCTTVIASPVDVVKTRYMNSALGQYSSALNCARAMVTKEGPLAFYKGFMPSFLRLGSWNVVMFVTYEQLKRAMMAAR, encoded by the exons ATGGTTGGATTCAGACCTGCTGACGTGCCCCCAACCGCTGCTGTGAAGTTTATCGGTGCTGGAACAGCGGCCTGCATTGCTGACCTATTCACCTTTCCCCTGGACACTGCCAAAGTCCGGCTACAG AtccagggagaggagaaaggtgcAGCAGCTAGTCATGGCACAGCAGTGAGGTATCGGGGCGTGTTTGGTACCATCACCACCATGGTGCGTACGGAGGGGGCCAGGAGCCTCTACAGCGGGCTGGTAGCAGGGCTCCAGAGGCAGATGAGCTTCGCCTCCATCCGTATCGGCCTCTATGACTCTGTCAAGTCATTCTACACCAAAGGCTCAGACC aTGTAGGGATTGGCAGTCGCCTGCTGGCGGGCTGTACAACTGGAGCCATGGCAGTCGCATTAGCCCAACCCACAGATGTGGTGAAGGTCCGCTTCCAGGCACAGGCTAGTTCCTCTGGGCCAAACCGACGTTACCATGGTACCATGCAGgcctacaagaccatcgccaaggaAGAGGGCATGCGTGGTCTGTGGAGAG GTACTGGCCCAAACATTGCCCGCAATGCTATCGTGAACTGCACTGAGCTGGTTACATATGACCTCATCAAGGACGCGCTTCTTAAAAACACACCCCTGACTG ATAACCTCCCCTGCCACTTCACATCTGCATTCGGTGCAGGATTCTGCACCACTGTGATTGCCTCTCCTGTGGATGTGGTGAAGACGAGATATATGAACTCTGCCCTCGGCCAGTACAGCAGCGCCCTCAACTGTGCTCGTGCCATGGTGACCAAGGAGGGACCGCTTGCCTTCTACAAAGG GTTCATGCCCTCTTTTCTACGACTGGGCTCGTGGAACGTGGTGATGTTCGTTACATATGAGCAGCTGAAACGTGCCATGATGGCAGCCCGCTAA